The region CCGGCCAGCAGGGGCGCCGAGACCGCCCGCAGCCGCTCCAGGTGGGTGTGGTGGATGCTCTGCAGGTGCGCCTCGGCCAGCTGGGCGACGGCGCTGACCAGGGCCAGGGTGGAGGGGTGGATGGTGGAGACCGGGCCGGTGACGTCGATGGCGCCCAGCAGACGCCCGTCGCGCGGGTCGTGGATGGGGGCGCAGGCACAGGTCAGGGTGTGCAGGCTGCGCACGAAGTGCTCGGCCGAGTACACCTGCACCGGCCGGCCCACCACCAGGGCGGTGCCGATGGCGTTGGTGCCGGTGCTGCCCTCGTTCCAGTAGGAGCCCTCCACGAGTCCGACCCGGTCGCCGACGCCGCGCATGCGGTGCGAGCCGTCCCGCCACAGGATCTGGCCGGAGGCGTCGGTGACCAGCATGATGTGGTCGGCCTCGTCGGCGACCGACACCAGGGACCGGCGGATGAGCGGCAGGACCTCGGCGATGGGGGACTCCTGCCGGCGGCGGTGCAGCTCGTCGGTGGACACCAGGCGCGGCGGCGGCCCGGCGTCGGGGTCGATGCCGAAGCGGCGCATTCGGTTCCAGGAGTCCTCGATGACCGGCCGCGGCCGGACCGGGCCGGGGCGTCCGCTCAGGGACGCGTCGTGCATCCGGCGCAGTGCGAGGGCGTGTTCGCGGGCGTCGACCCCTGCGGGCAGGGCCGTGTCCAGCGGAGGAAACGACATGGGGCTCCCTGACCTCGTGTTCACGGTGGCGTCCATCCAGTGTCCTGCCTCGAATCCGGCGTCGTTGAGCGAACCGCGACAGACGCGCGTTTCGGAGGCCGATGGCACTGTCCACATCCGTTTTCTGTGAGAGGTGACGGGTGGCCGAAGGCACGGGAGGCGGAGCGCGGCCACCGGGTCCGGACGCCGGGGTGGCCCTTCAGCTTCCACCATCTCCGGGGCCGGGAACAGCCGACGTGCAAGGGATACCGCGCGATTGGCCGAAAACGGCCACCGCGCCTCCCCGGCCCGGCCGCCGCGGGCCGCGGCTCAGCCGCCGGGCAGGCGGGTGAGGGCGAACCACAGCCGCATCCGCTGCTCGGGGTCGCCCAGGTCCACTCCCAGTTCGCGTTCGATCCGGCCGATCCGGTAGCGGACGCTGTTGCGGTGCACGCCCAGGTCGGCGGCGGCCCGGTCCCAGCCGCCGTGCCGGGTCAGCCAGGCCCGCAGGGTGCCGCGCAGCATCCGGGCGGTGTCGTCCCGTCCCGCCAGCGGCCCCAGCACCCGGCGGGCGAGGGCGTCGGCGGCGGCCGGGTCCAGGAGTTCCGCGAAGGGGTCGGTGCCCTCCTCCCACAGCAGCGGCGTGCCCGCGGCGCGGGCACGGTCCAGCAGCGCGGCCGCGCGGCGGTCGGCCCCGGGCAGGTCCCCGGGCGGCACCGGGTCGCCGACCGCACCGGTCCAGCCGTACAGGGCGAGGCCGTCCAGGTCGGCCCGGTGGGCGTCGGCGCCCCGGTCGGCCAGGACGGCGCGCAGGGTCCCGTCCGGAAGGGCGCCCGCGACGGCGGTGGGCAGCGGCGGCGGGGCGGGCCGGCCGGTCCCGGCCGGGGCGGCGCGCAGCACCCGGTAGCGGTCCGCCGACGGGTCTCCGGCCAGTTCGGAGAGCAGGGGCGCCGCCGCGCCGCCGGGCCCGCCGTCCAGCAGCAGCGCGGCGATCAGCGCCCCGGGGACCGGGGGCGGCGCGGGCGCGGTGCGCGCGACCAGGTCGAGCAGGGCGGTGGCGGTGCGCAGCACGGCGCGGTCGGTGAGGCCCAGCGGTTCGGGGCGCCCCACCAGCAGCACCCCGTACTCGCGGGGCGGTGTGCCGACGGTGTGCCAGAACACCTCGTCGCCCGCCAGGCGGGTCTTGGCGCTGCGCGGTCCGGCCGGCGCCGTCAGGCGGCCCAGCAGCTCGGCGGCCTCCGGCCCTGGGTCCTCGGGCGCCCCGGGGGCGGAGAACGCCACCGACCCGCCCGGCCCCAGGACCAGGGCCCAGGCGTCCAGGGCCGAGGCCAGCACCCGCAGGACGCGCTCGGCCGGGTCGGGGGCGGAGACGGCGCGGGCCATGTCGCGGTGGGCCTCGCCCAGGCGGCGCAGGTCGCGCAGCCGCACCTCCTCCAGCGCCTCGGCGACGGCCCGGGCCACGGCGGCGAAGGGGGTGGGGCGGGGCACCTCGAACAGGGGGAGCCCGTGCAGGCGGCACTGCTCCGCCAAGGCGGCCGGGACGGCGTCGTGGACCGGGGTGACGCCGAACCCGAGGGCGGCCACCCCGGTCTCCACCAGGGCGGCCACGTAGGCGCGGACCCCGGCCCCGTCCGCGGGCAGCCCGCTGCCGGCCGTCAGCAGCAGCTCGCCGCCGCGCAGGTAGGGGGTGGGGTCGGCCAGTTCGCTGGACACCGCCCAGGTCACCGCCGGGTCCCCTGCCTCCACGACCGGGCGCAGGCCCAGGTCGCGACGGGCCAGCACGGTGCCCAGCGCGATGCCGTCGGCCCCGCGGTGCTCCTCGTCCACCCGTCCCCCTCCCCCGCCCGGCCCTCGCCGGACGTCCCCCGGCCCCTGGAGCGGCCTTGGATACTCCGTCCATGGGAACACACCCGGTTGTGCTTTTCGTCCACTGGAGCGGTCCCGGGTTCCCGCCTACCCTGACCGGAGCGCGTGCGGCCGACGCCGACGACGTCGCCGGTCGCACCCCGACCCGCCGCGCAGAGCGCGCCGACCACGAGAGGGACACCACCGCCCGATGAGCGCACCGATCGGACCCACCGACTCCAGCCTCGTACCGCGTTTCGCCGGACCCGCGACGTTCGCGCGGCTGCCCCGCATCGACCAGGTCGAGCGGGCCGACATCGCCGTGGTCGGCGTCCCCTTCGACACCGGTGTCTCCTACCGTCCGGGCGCCCGGTTCGGCCCCTCCGCCATCCGCGAGGCCAGCCGCCTGCTGCGCCCCTACCACCCGGGCCTGGACGTGTCCCCGTTCGCCACCGCCCAGGTGGTCGACGGCGGGGACATCGCGGTCAACCCGTTCTCCATCGGCGACGCCGTGGAGACCATCGACGAGGCCGCCTCCGGTTTCGTGCGTGCGGGCACCCGCCTGGTCACCCTGGGCGGCGACCACACCATCGCGCTGCCGCTGCTGCGTTCGCTGTACCGCGAGCACGGCCCCATCGCGATGCTGCACTTCGACGCCCACCTGGACACCTGGGACACCTACTTCGGCGAGCCCTACACCCACGGCACCCCGTTCCGCCGGGCCGTGGAGGAGGGCATCCTCGACACCGAGGCGATCAGCCACGTCGGTACCCGGGGGCCCCTGTACGGCAAGAAGGACCTGGAGGACGACCGCCGCTTCGGCTTCGGGATCGTCACCTCCGCCGACGTCATGCGCAAGGGCGTGGACGAGATCGCCGACGCGCTGCGCCAGCGCATCGGCGACCGGCCGCTCTACGTGTCGGTGGACATCGACGTGCTGGACCCGGCGCACGCGCCCGGCACCGGCACCCCCGAGGCGGGCGGGCTGACCAGCCGCGAGCTGCTGGAGATCCTGCGCGGGCTGTCCTCCTGCAACCTGGTGGGCGCCGACGTGGTGGAGGTCGCC is a window of Nocardiopsis changdeensis DNA encoding:
- a CDS encoding GAF domain-containing protein, with protein sequence MSFPPLDTALPAGVDAREHALALRRMHDASLSGRPGPVRPRPVIEDSWNRMRRFGIDPDAGPPPRLVSTDELHRRRQESPIAEVLPLIRRSLVSVADEADHIMLVTDASGQILWRDGSHRMRGVGDRVGLVEGSYWNEGSTGTNAIGTALVVGRPVQVYSAEHFVRSLHTLTCACAPIHDPRDGRLLGAIDVTGPVSTIHPSTLALVSAVAQLAEAHLQSIHHTHLERLRAVSAPLLAGMRERALVVDETGWTAAAVNMEPIRRVLLPTHRESGTAWLPALGECSLEPLPGGWLVRPRPAECTAPSVVTLDLSGPAPEVTVEGSSGSWAHRPTPRHAELLLLLAVHRSGRTAAELSTDVFGAVGHVVTVRAELSRLRRHLGGIVESRPYRFSEDVVVRVVLPDFPEDLLPGSHSPGVRELRSRVGSGDGAVPLGVEVAT
- a CDS encoding PucR family transcriptional regulator, translated to MDEEHRGADGIALGTVLARRDLGLRPVVEAGDPAVTWAVSSELADPTPYLRGGELLLTAGSGLPADGAGVRAYVAALVETGVAALGFGVTPVHDAVPAALAEQCRLHGLPLFEVPRPTPFAAVARAVAEALEEVRLRDLRRLGEAHRDMARAVSAPDPAERVLRVLASALDAWALVLGPGGSVAFSAPGAPEDPGPEAAELLGRLTAPAGPRSAKTRLAGDEVFWHTVGTPPREYGVLLVGRPEPLGLTDRAVLRTATALLDLVARTAPAPPPVPGALIAALLLDGGPGGAAAPLLSELAGDPSADRYRVLRAAPAGTGRPAPPPLPTAVAGALPDGTLRAVLADRGADAHRADLDGLALYGWTGAVGDPVPPGDLPGADRRAAALLDRARAAGTPLLWEEGTDPFAELLDPAAADALARRVLGPLAGRDDTARMLRGTLRAWLTRHGGWDRAAADLGVHRNSVRYRIGRIERELGVDLGDPEQRMRLWFALTRLPGG
- the speB gene encoding agmatinase: MSAPIGPTDSSLVPRFAGPATFARLPRIDQVERADIAVVGVPFDTGVSYRPGARFGPSAIREASRLLRPYHPGLDVSPFATAQVVDGGDIAVNPFSIGDAVETIDEAASGFVRAGTRLVTLGGDHTIALPLLRSLYREHGPIAMLHFDAHLDTWDTYFGEPYTHGTPFRRAVEEGILDTEAISHVGTRGPLYGKKDLEDDRRFGFGIVTSADVMRKGVDEIADALRQRIGDRPLYVSVDIDVLDPAHAPGTGTPEAGGLTSRELLEILRGLSSCNLVGADVVEVAPAYDHAQITSTAASHVAYDLVSVLALNHARRA